In Capsicum annuum cultivar UCD-10X-F1 chromosome 8, UCD10Xv1.1, whole genome shotgun sequence, the genomic window cttctcctccccctccgatcccacttgcggcgcataggcactacacacgttcagggtaaactcccgaatgaccaacttaatagtcatcaacctatcgttgatcctcttcacctctactacctgacctctaagctcttcatctactaagatgccaactccattcctacgcctctcgctcccagagtaccacagcttgtaaccatccacctccctagccttagatcctacccacttggtctcttgaacacatgcaatattgatcctcctctttctaagaatcttcacaagctctatggacttaccctgaagggttcctatattccaagacccaaccctcagcctaccatcaCTATCCACAtgccctcccccccccccccgcggccaaaccttggcctccctcctactcccgccctttcctcatcccctgcccccaccacggccccacgccccaaccccctcggacatgaccctatccaaccattaccgcccacagccacaataacacgaaagtataagaaaatataaagatataaacgatggtagtagcaaagcagcagcaagaattacaaggctcacacaaattcaaaggaataatccaggaacaaaactaaactcaactaGGGAGCAAACACTactggactcaacacccacagcccCAAAAACAGCTTCCCAAGCcgataacccaatccaaagcagtgcaagaaacgaccacagcaacagcaacaacagacaacagacaatatcaacaaatccaacgcaagtcaaggtacaggggctactactagcataatacgaagaatgaaataacaaagggTAGAAGTCACCGGGTTACGCTTGTAAACCAAGCCGGAAACCAAAGCCCAGCGTTGACCGGGTTCCGGGGGATTCCGGTGCTGAGATGGAGTTGCGGCTGCTGGAGACCGAGGGAACTGATCGTCGTTTGGGTGCTGCGGCTGCTGGCGGCGGGTGCAGGCGGAGCTGCGGCTGGCTGGAGACcgaggtgggggggggggggggaagggcgggaggggggggggggagagaggATTGGAACCGGCGGTCGGTGACGGAGGGCAGCCGGGAGCGGCGACGGGGACCGGAGATCGGGTCGGGTTGGCGCCGAAGGTCGGCGACGGGGCCGggacgagagagagagagagagggtagggggGGAGAGGGGGGGTAGTGGAGAGAGGGGGGGGggtcggcgccggggaccggaggtcgggtcgggtcggcgccgaaggtcggcGACGGGGGCCGGGGACCGggacgagagagagagagagttggagttggagttggagttgtgtttggacATGAAAATaaattggagttttttttttgactttttgtgaGAGAAGTTGAAGTGAAAacaattcactttcacttttccAAATGCAATTCCAAACTGTATTTGGAATTCGTATGGCCAAACACTACTATTTTCACTGAAGTGAAATAATTTTCCGGAAAATAGTGAAACTTTCTCATGGCCAAACAGACTCTTACTGGATAACTGATAGAAGAAGAAATCAGAAACTCAGCAAAATGTACTTTAGATCTCCAGAAGCAGCAGTTAACATTTTATACAATTGGTTGCGTAATCTTCATTTATACGCTTCTATACCTTTCTTCAAAACTTAATCAGTGCAACCTATTTGGGTAGACCATTATTTGAGCAAAAGAAAAGCCCCACCGTTAAGTCTCTTCAAAACTTAttcagtcttttttttttttaaatggaaatCAGAGAAGTATCAATGTGTTCCCTAGACTCCTTCACTTTTGGAGTCCCTTTCGACACTGGACTTCCATTCTGGAGTCATCTCCGGAGGATCCACAACACCGTGCGATCTTCCTGCAAGACATATTCAAGTACTGTTTTCACCTCTTTATTACGGTGTTGGACCAATGAAGATTACCTCATCTTGCAATCTTTTCTGGTAGCAATTTCTGTCAAGGGTTAGTATAAGCCGCGCCGTGTCTCTTAATAGAGCTTATACACGATTATGAGTTCACAGGGTAGATCTTTTTCCTCAAATATGAATTTGAAAGCTTTAGAAATTCTCTTTCTGCGTCACCTATTACGATCAAGCTCGCAAACTGCAAGTTGTCGAAAGTGATTGTGcctaacaaatgaaaagaaggtaCCAGCAACACTACTGAAGGTGGCGGCCTAATGAGAACAAACTGCTCTGCAAGACAAAAAGGTGGACACCTCGGGGAAATACAAAATGCACTCTTTGCAAGCAACACGTGCATCAAGATGCTAAGTGTTATCATACCTGTGCTCATAGTAAAGGAGTATGTGCACTGTGTGGGCAAGTTCTTGTCACCAACTTAAACAAACAAAGCAATGTTTGATGAGGACATGATTGACAATCTAACTTCTCGTTTACCTCAGTATCTTATAGAGAATAGTTCTTACTTTGTGAATGTAATCAGATGCGATGCGAGGCAGTTAATTCTATATTCAAGATTCTGTAAAATACTTAAAGAGCTGCACCTAATGAGGTGCCGTAGATTGGTGGTCTTTTgaaacattttttaaaaagttcacAAGGAAAATTATCTTGGTTGATTTGTAAGAGGCAAAATCTTGTCCTCCTCTTTCAATGTTCTATAAcctcatttatttattaatatcttTTGTTGAGAAAATGCTCTTCTTTTATAGGTGGTCAGCAGAATTTGGTGCACATAGGTATGGATCTCCAGAGCTGCATGAAATGCTGGCAGATTATATGTATTCTCAATCTCCCGAAGTGGTATGTTCTCTGCAAAGCTTGATGCTCTTTTGAGCTTGTTACAAGAAATATGAAATGCCTGTTACGTTACTTAAGCGGTTATTTCTTCATTTCTAGAAAGAAAGATTAGTTTCTAACACGACTAAGACAATTCATAAAGTAAAAGCTGTTAATAAAACAAATGAATATCCTGTTTCAGAGAATCCTGCTGTTGCTAATGAAAGCCTTTTTCACTTTGGTCATACTAACATACCATATGGAACTACAACTTGAAAGAGGCTAAATAATATGATCATATTTATCAGTTAGTCTATGTTTGCATTTAGTTGATCTGCTTGTAGCAGCTGTTATATATTTGCATATCATGACTGTAGCGTCTTTACCAGCAGTGGTCTTATCTGAAATTGGATGAAGGTAGTGGCTTCTAGTAGAATTAACAAAATTGGATTTCAAGGACAATCATTGGGAATGAAGTAGACCTCCTTACATTCTTCTTGCTTTGCAGGACATGGTTAAAGTATCTTTTCATTTTGTTCGAGGAAGGAATCTCAAGAAATTTGCGTCGACTATCATAAATTTCATGGGCAAGGTAAGCACTGATTCATGTGATTCTTTTGCTATCTAGGTATCATGAGCAAATATTACCAGGTACAAAAACTCGATCACCAATTCCCTGTGCAAAGACAGCTTTCTTccattttagggttttattttgcCACGAAACAGTCTCATGAATGTTTTTTTGTGGCTATTGACTTAATGACGTTCTATTatagattttaaatataatataattcatAACATTTAACCTGCAGTGCTATCCAGGAGAGGATGATTTGGCTATTGCCCGGGCAATTTTGATGTAAGCAGAGTTATAATATGAATAAGTGCCTTACATTCAATTACTCACTTATTCAATTGAATAAGTGCCTTACATTCAATTACTGTTCTACTCAGTTTATCCTGTTTGTGCTGGTCCATATTAGGAACATTGTATTTCAATAAATTATCTTACGCTTAACGGTTACTCCGAGGTCGGTAAATATTGCAATTTTCTGAGCATCTGCACTATTGTAGCTCTGTATATTATTGCCCCTTTATTTGTAATATTCTGGCAATATACTTGCATGTCTCCCAGAGAACCCTCAATTATCTGATCAAAGATTTGAATTCGGTCTTTGTGCATATTTATCAACCATATTACTGACTTTCGGTTTGTTCTGGTATATGGAACAGAAATGGGCTACCAGAATGCTAACAATGTGGAACATTGTGGCGATGCTTCTTAGAAAATACACTTGGACAcaaatttatcaaaattgaaaCATTCTTCTTATGCATATACCTATCAAATTTTGATGCGAATCGTGTCCCTTGCTAAGATGATTGGGTGGAGTTTGTAGGGAATTATGATCTTCTATAGATTCCTCATCTTTTGGTTTAACCCTTATATATGGCCAACTTTTTGTCCTTGTTAATGAATGAAATACGTTTACCtgataaaaaagattttcttttttgatgagTGTAAAACGACTGTTGAGAGCCATAAACTAGAATTATGTGTCTCTagctgtttaattttttatttgtctgATGTTTCAACCAAGAGTcttttttatgcttttttagTTTTTAGCTTGTAGGTTGAGCTTATGGTTTCATTTTGTCATTCTGCTTTGGTAGGTACTTGTCTCTAGGAAACCTAAGGGATGCTAACAAGCTCATGGATGAGGTGGAAAAGGAAATGCAGTCGAAGAATCTTGACTTTCCTCTGTCAGAATTAATGCAGTTTGTCAACTACCTTTTGCTGACGTAAGTCTcagtatattttttgaatatatgcTGTTGCTGAaccctctctcattttttttctcactcttaCATTATGAAGCTGTCTATTTTTCAAGAATTTCACAAATATCCCTCCTGTACCCCTCTCTCTGTCTTAGATTGTGCAAAATTGGTGCCTTCTGCACCGTCATTGAGGCCTTGTGATCATCCTCATGTCTTTTACTACATTTAGGTCGAATGAATTGACTAATGCAAACTCAATTTGTAATTCAGGTTGCAGAGAGATGCTTTACCTCTCTTCAATATGTTGAGACAGAGCTACAAGTCTAGTATGGAAAGAGATCCTCTATTTAATGAGGTAAGCTCTTTTAAATGCGAGTAATGTGCCTTCTTTCAATCTTTATGATGAATGATTCTCTTTGTAGATTTTCATTAGCTGTTTAATGACTCTGTTCTCCATTCGGTTTGATGGTTTTCCTCCTAATTTCACATTTTTTAGTGTTCTGTGGTTTAGTTGCTAGATGAAGTTGCAAAGAAGTTCTATGGTGTACAGCGTAAAAATCCTCTTCAAGGCATGTTTGGAGATATCTTCAAGGTAAATATAATTTTGTCAAGGTTTAGCTATTTTAGAAGGTTACTGACAGAAGCAAAGGGTTAGTTTAGCTATTTTAGAAGGTTACTGACAGAAGCAAAGGGTTAGTTTAGCTATTTTAGAAGGTTACTGACAGAAGCAAAGGGTTAGTCTTTTAATTACACCTTATTCTCGTGTTCTTTTAATTATGGAACATTACCCATCCTCTGGGGGCACTTgcaaattataaaaacaaatatGAATAACCTCCCAGAAGTAGAAAATGAAACAACTCTTTTATTCAGTAATAAGAATCATATTGTAGTgcaagggcagcccggtgcactaaagctactgctatgcgcggtgtccggggaagggccccaccatgagggtgtatcgtacgcagccttaccttgcatacATCAAAATATATCTTCACGTCAGAAACACTTATCATTTGATGAATCAGCTCCCCTTTTAATGAGTAGCTTTCTCTTTTGTCTATCTTGTATCTTTGGTATAAGCAAGAGATTCAGGCTTGAGTTGATGATTGACTAGACTTTTGGTGGCTGAAGTGCgttttatgtgtgtgtgtgtgcgtgtgcgTGTGCGTAATAGACACCATCCTGGTGTATATACATGACCTGTCTAACCACTTGGTAGACGACCAACTGAGTTTCATTCTCACATATTGAATTAGGCTTCGTTTTTTGCtgtctaaaatctaaaatctaaaatccaAGTAATTAGTGAAGAAACAGAGCATTATTAACCACCAATCTAGTTTGGCGTATTTGTT contains:
- the LOC107838834 gene encoding protein GET4 isoform X1 — protein: MSRERAKRAALPPAQENIEKLEKVVKQGNYYGAQQMFKSISARYVSSERYSEALDILKCGACLQLENGQVTCGSELALLFVETLVKGKVSYYEETLDHVRKIYEKFPRPSVPQNLDLTDDDDMQKLSEAIAAAKTRVECCSSFLKASIKWSAEFGAHRYGSPELHEMLADYMYSQSPEVDMVKVSFHFVRGRNLKKFASTIINFMGKCYPGEDDLAIARAILMYLSLGNLRDANKLMDEVEKEMQSKNLDFPLSELMQFVNYLLLTLQRDALPLFNMLRQSYKSSMERDPLFNELLDEVAKKFYGVQRKNPLQGMFGDIFKMMGDE
- the LOC107838834 gene encoding protein GET4 isoform X2; this translates as MSRERAKRAALPPAQENIEKLEKVVKQGNYYGAQQMFKSISARYVSSERYSEALDILKCGACLQLENGQDRVSGRMIGNARESEDHVRKIYEKFPRPSVPQNLDLTDDDDMQKLSEAIAAAKTRVECCSSFLKASIKWSAEFGAHRYGSPELHEMLADYMYSQSPEVDMVKVSFHFVRGRNLKKFASTIINFMGKCYPGEDDLAIARAILMYLSLGNLRDANKLMDEVEKEMQSKNLDFPLSELMQFVNYLLLTLQRDALPLFNMLRQSYKSSMERDPLFNELLDEVAKKFYGVQRKNPLQGMFGDIFKMMGDE